A stretch of Insulibacter thermoxylanivorax DNA encodes these proteins:
- a CDS encoding ABC transporter ATP-binding protein: protein MAILEVRGLELTLTRSMRGFRRQEVKVLDGLDLQVEAAGITAVVGASGSGKSLLAHAVLGILPEEAKLEGELLYKGEPLTLQRQEELRGREIVLVPQSVSYLNPTMRVGRQVRGVHLDKEKQRVKQRQAFARYGLSQETERLYPFELSGGMARRVLLAAATISEAQLIIADEPTPGLPQEGVQEALNHLRELADEGSGVLLITHDIAAALTVADRIVVFYAGTSVEAARASDFAGGGEALRHPYSRALWQALPQNGFQTLPGVQPLPHERPQGCHFAPRCPMATEECAAARPNRRELRGGWVRCFHAT from the coding sequence CTTACGCTGACCCGATCGATGCGCGGATTCCGGCGGCAAGAGGTGAAGGTGCTCGACGGGCTGGATCTGCAGGTCGAGGCGGCCGGAATCACGGCGGTGGTCGGAGCGAGCGGATCAGGGAAGAGCCTGCTTGCCCACGCCGTCTTAGGGATCTTGCCGGAAGAGGCGAAGCTCGAGGGCGAGCTCTTATACAAAGGAGAGCCGCTCACCTTGCAGCGGCAGGAGGAATTGCGCGGACGGGAGATCGTTCTGGTGCCGCAATCGGTGTCCTATCTGAATCCGACGATGCGCGTAGGCCGCCAAGTACGCGGTGTGCACCTGGACAAGGAGAAGCAGCGGGTGAAGCAGCGGCAAGCCTTTGCCCGCTATGGTCTGTCGCAGGAAACAGAGCGGCTCTATCCCTTCGAGCTTTCCGGCGGTATGGCGAGACGGGTGCTGCTCGCGGCGGCGACGATCAGTGAGGCGCAGCTGATCATCGCCGATGAGCCAACCCCCGGTTTGCCGCAGGAAGGGGTGCAGGAAGCGCTGAACCATCTGCGTGAACTCGCTGACGAAGGAAGCGGCGTGCTGCTGATCACCCATGATATCGCAGCGGCTCTAACCGTCGCCGATCGCATCGTCGTCTTCTATGCCGGCACCTCTGTGGAAGCCGCTCGTGCTTCTGATTTTGCCGGCGGGGGTGAAGCGCTGCGCCATCCATACAGCCGCGCGCTGTGGCAGGCTTTGCCGCAGAACGGTTTCCAGACGCTGCCGGGCGTACAGCCCCTGCCCCATGAGCGTCCACAGGGCTGTCACTTCGCACCGCGGTGTCCCATGGCGACGGAAGAATGTGCGGCGGCAAGGCCGAATCGCCGTGAACTTCGGGGCGGATGGGTGAGATGCTTCCATGCGACTTGA
- the mnmA gene encoding tRNA 2-thiouridine(34) synthase MnmA: MSTQARVVIGMSGGVDSSVAALLLKQQGYEVIGIFMKNWDDTDEFGHCTADQDAEDVRRVCAQIGIPFYTVNFEQEYSEKVFEYFLDEYRKGRTPNPDVMCNREIKFGEFLHKALELGADYLATGHYARVEQIDGTYRLLRSADSNKDQTYFLNQLSQEQLSKAMFPIGGLTKPEVRKIAMEAGLATAGKKDSTGICFIGERNFKEFLSQYLPAQPGEIRTLDGELKGRHDGLMYYTLGQRQGLGIGGSGTGEPWFVADKDLENNILYVVQGANHPALFSYGLIAQDVNWISGSEPEGTITCTAKFRYRQPDQEVQVEKLEDGSYRVRFAEPQKAITPGQAVVFYDGEECLGGGTIDQVIKQPI, translated from the coding sequence ATGAGCACTCAAGCACGTGTTGTCATCGGCATGTCGGGCGGCGTAGACTCGTCCGTGGCTGCTCTCCTGCTGAAACAGCAAGGCTATGAAGTAATCGGCATCTTCATGAAGAATTGGGATGATACCGACGAATTCGGCCACTGCACCGCCGATCAAGATGCTGAAGACGTCAGACGGGTCTGCGCGCAGATCGGCATCCCGTTCTATACCGTGAACTTCGAACAGGAATATTCGGAGAAAGTCTTCGAATACTTCCTGGATGAATACCGCAAAGGCAGAACGCCGAATCCGGACGTCATGTGCAACCGCGAGATCAAGTTCGGCGAATTCCTGCACAAGGCCCTCGAATTAGGCGCCGATTATCTGGCCACCGGACATTACGCCCGCGTCGAGCAGATCGACGGCACCTACCGCTTGCTGCGCAGCGCGGACAGCAACAAGGATCAAACCTATTTCCTGAACCAGCTCAGCCAAGAGCAGCTGTCCAAAGCGATGTTCCCGATCGGCGGGTTGACGAAGCCGGAGGTGCGCAAGATCGCGATGGAGGCCGGTCTGGCCACCGCCGGCAAGAAGGACAGCACAGGAATCTGCTTCATCGGCGAGCGCAATTTCAAGGAATTCCTCAGCCAGTACTTGCCCGCTCAGCCGGGTGAAATCCGCACCTTGGACGGCGAACTGAAAGGGCGCCATGACGGCCTCATGTATTATACACTTGGACAACGCCAAGGGCTTGGCATCGGCGGTTCGGGAACCGGCGAGCCGTGGTTCGTCGCAGACAAGGATCTTGAGAACAACATCCTGTATGTTGTGCAAGGCGCCAACCATCCCGCGCTGTTCTCCTATGGGCTGATCGCCCAAGACGTGAACTGGATCAGCGGCAGCGAACCCGAAGGAACGATCACCTGCACGGCGAAGTTCCGCTACCGCCAGCCGGATCAAGAAGTCCAAGTCGAGAAGCTGGAGGATGGTTCCTACCGCGTCCGCTTCGCAGAGCCGCAGAAAGCGATCACCCCGGGACAAGCCGTCGTATTCTACGATGGCGAAGAGTGCCTGGGCGGCGGCACGATCGATCAGGTGATTAAGCAGCCGATTTGA
- a CDS encoding ABC transporter ATP-binding protein — translation MRLEGRGLGWRYGRESWLFREYDISISAGEVVGLIGPSGSGKTTLGRILAGYIRPLAGTVTLDGDPLPQTGYHPVQMVFQHPEQAVNPRWTVSRILQESGPLDEALNEALGISPAWLDRRPHELSGGELQRICIARALAPGTRFLIADEITAMLDAILQAQVWQGILHEAEKRRIGILAISHDRRLLERICTRIIEWPQRGSS, via the coding sequence ATGCGACTTGAGGGACGAGGCTTAGGCTGGCGATACGGCCGGGAAAGCTGGCTGTTCCGGGAATACGACATCTCCATAAGCGCCGGTGAGGTCGTCGGCTTGATCGGTCCGAGCGGCAGCGGCAAGACGACCCTCGGACGCATCTTAGCCGGCTATATCAGGCCGCTTGCCGGTACGGTAACCCTTGACGGCGATCCCTTGCCGCAGACAGGGTATCATCCGGTGCAGATGGTCTTCCAGCATCCTGAACAGGCGGTGAATCCCCGCTGGACGGTCAGCCGAATCCTGCAGGAGAGCGGGCCGCTGGATGAGGCGTTGAACGAAGCCCTTGGCATATCCCCAGCTTGGCTGGACAGGAGGCCGCATGAATTGTCCGGCGGTGAGCTGCAGCGCATCTGCATCGCACGCGCCCTCGCTCCCGGCACGCGCTTCTTGATCGCAGATGAGATCACTGCGATGCTCGATGCGATCTTGCAAGCTCAGGTGTGGCAGGGGATCCTGCATGAGGCGGAGAAGCGCCGCATCGGCATCCTGGCGATCAGCCATGACCGCCGGCTTCTGGAGCGGATCTGCACTCGCATCATCGAGTGGCCGCAGCGGGGCAGCAGCTGA
- the cymR gene encoding cysteine metabolism transcriptional regulator CymR: MKISTKGRYGLTIMMELAANYGEGPTSLKSIAEKHQLSEHYLEQLVAPLRNAGYVKSIRGAYGGYILSKPPESITAGDVIRVLEGPISPVDFTEEEDPAKRDLWMRIRDSIAFVLDSTTLKNLIEYEGDGGPNEGYMFYI, encoded by the coding sequence TTGAAAATTTCAACGAAAGGCCGTTATGGACTGACGATCATGATGGAGTTGGCGGCGAATTATGGAGAAGGTCCAACGTCGCTGAAGAGCATCGCAGAGAAACATCAGCTCTCTGAGCATTATCTTGAGCAGTTGGTCGCTCCCCTGCGCAACGCGGGTTATGTGAAGAGCATCCGCGGTGCGTATGGCGGATACATCCTGTCCAAGCCTCCAGAGAGCATCACAGCAGGCGATGTCATCCGTGTGTTAGAAGGACCGATCAGTCCGGTTGACTTCACCGAAGAGGAAGATCCGGCTAAGCGAGATCTCTGGATGCGCATCCGCGACAGCATCGCGTTCGTTTTGGACAGCACGACGCTCAAGAACCTGATCGAATACGAAGGTGACGGCGGCCCGAATGAAGGGTACATGTTCTACATCTAG